From a single Raphanus sativus cultivar WK10039 chromosome 3, ASM80110v3, whole genome shotgun sequence genomic region:
- the LOC108845763 gene encoding nifU-like protein 1, chloroplastic, with the protein MASLATSIAGAGTSKILVSKGIGFPVISYPNSRVFFLFARPISKSGISPRSAIHASSQEETKSSPFASVASPPGLYSAQTFDLTPQNVDLVLEDVRPFLISDGGNVDVVSVEDGVVSLKLQGACTSCPSSSTTMTMGIERVLKEKFGDALKDIRQVFDEEVKHITVEAVNAHLDILRPAIKNYGGSVEVLSVEGEDCVVKYVGPESIGMGIKAAIKEKFKDISNVTFTS; encoded by the exons atggCTTCTCTCGCGACTTCAATCGCCGGAGCTGGAACCTCCAAGATTCTCGTTTCAAAGGGAATTGGGTTTCCTGTAATCTCCTATCCCAACTCGAGAGTCTTCTTCCTTTTCGCTAGACCGATCTCTAAAAGTGGGATCTCTCCCCGATCGGCGATACACGCTTCAAGCCAAGAGGAAACAAAGTCTTCACCTTTCGCATCCGTTGCATCACCCCCGGGTCTATACTCTGCTCAGACTTTCGATTTGACTCCTCAAAACGTCGACTTGGTCCTCGAAGATGTTAGGCCGTTCCTCATCTCCGACGGTGGGAACGTCGACGTTGTCTCCGTTGAAGACGGCGTCGTTTCTCTCAAACTCcaag GAGCATGTACTAGCTGTCCGAGTTCTTCAACAACCATGACGATGGGAATCGAAAGGGTACTCAAAGAGAAGTTTGGCGATGCTTTGAAAGATATTCGACAAGTTTTTGATGAAGAAGTTAAGCATATAACCGTGGAG gcaGTGAATGCTCATCTTGATATACTGAGACCAGCGATCAAGAACTACGGAGGAAGCGTGGAAGTTTTATCAGTTGAAGGGGAAGACTGTGTTGTGAAGTACGTTGGACCTGAATCGATTGGAATGGGAATTAAAGCAGCGATTAAAGAAAAGTTCAAGGACATATCTAATGTTACCTTTACAAGCTAG
- the LOC108844483 gene encoding probable glycerol-3-phosphate acyltransferase 3: MPVKMSIFQSLMFLFNRFILRRYRSHKPKYQKYPSSLLQTDLSSHTLIFHLEGALLKSDSLFPYFMLVAFEAGGVMRSLLLFILYPLISLMSHEMGVKVMVFVSFFGIKKDGFRAGRAVLPKYFLEDVGLEMFKVLRRGGKRIGVSDDLPQVMVEGFLKDYLETEVVVGREMKVVGGYYIGIMEDKIKHDLDFDELVRKERLDTGHIIGITSFNTSLHRYLFSQFCQEIYFVKKSDKRNWQTLPKDQYPKPLIFHDGRLAIKPTLMNTLVLFMWGPFAIAAAAARLFVSLCIPYTLSIPILGFSGCRLTVEIDDLSSQKLNSSQRKGCLFACNHRTLLDPLYIGFSLKTKNITTVTYSLSRVSELLAPIKTVRLTRDRVSDGKAMKKLLSEGDLVVCPEGTTCREPHLLRFSPLFTEISDVIVPVAVTSPATFFYGTTASGLKAFDPLFFLMDPYPSYTVQFLDPVSGVSCQDPDGKLKFEVANHVQSVIGKALDFECTNLTRKDKYLILAGNNGVVKKN, from the exons atgcCGGTTAAGATGTCAATTTTCCAATCTCTTATGTTTCTTTTCAACCGGTTTATCCTCAGACGATACCGGAGCCATAAACCAAAGTACCAAAAATACCCTTCGTCCCTCCTCCAGACCGACCTATCTAGCCATACATTGATCTTCCACTTAGAAGGAGCTCTCCTCAAATCCGACTCACTCTTCCCATACTTCATGCTCGTAGCATTCGAGGCAGGAGGGGTGATGAGGTCATTGCTCCTCTTCATTCTCTATCCATTGATAAGCTTGATGAGCCACGAGATGGGTGTTAAAGTGATGGTCTTCGTGAGCTTCTTTGGAATTAAAAAAGATGGGTTTAGAGCCGGGAGAGCGGTTCTGCCTAAATACTTTCTAGAAGATGTTGGACTCGAAATGTTCAAAGTGTTGAGGAGAGGAGGGAAGAGGATCGGTGTTAGCGATGATCTTCCTCAAGTTATGGTTGAAGGGTTCTTGAAAGATTACTTGGAGACTGAAGTTGTTGTCGGGAGAGAAATGAAGGTAGTTGGTGGTTATTACATAGGAATCATGGAGGATAAGATCAAACACGATCTCGACTTTGATGAGTTGGTTCGTAAAGAAAGATTAGACACTGGTCATATTATTGGCATCACGTCCTTCAACACATCTCTTCACCGATATCTATTCTCTCAGTTTTGCCAG GAGATATATTTCGTGAAGAAGTCCGACAAAAGAAACTGGCAAACCCTACCAAAAGACCAATACCCTAAACCATTAATTTTTCATGATGGTCGTCTCGCAATCAAACCAACCCTAATGAACACTCTTGTCTTGTTCATGTGGGGTCCCTTCGCAATCGCAGCCGCAGCAGCCAGACTCTTCGTCTCTCTTTGCATCCCTTACACCTTATCAATCCCAATCCTAGGTTTCTCTGGTTGCAGACTAACCGTAGAGATCGACGACCTTTCATCTCAAAAGTTAAACTCAAGTCAACGCAAAGGATGTCTCTTTGCGTGTAACCACAGAACTTTATTGGACCCTCTCTATATTGGATTCtctttaaaaaccaaaaacatcaCAACCGTAACGTATAGTTTGAGCAGAGTATCTGAGCTCCTGGCTCCGATCAAAACCGTTAGACTGACCCGTGATCGGGTCAGTGACGGCAAAGCCATGAAGAAGTTGTTGTCCGAAGGAGACCTAGTGGTTTGTCCTGAAGGTACCACTTGTAGAGAGCCTCACTTGCTAAGGTTTAGTCCTTTGTTCACTGAGATTAGTGATGTCATCGTTCCCGTGGCTGTGACGTCACCCGCGACCTTCTTTTACGGTACAACAGCAAGTGGCTTGAAGGCATTTGACCCGCTTTTCTTCCTCATGGATCCTTATCCGTCCTACACGGTCCAGTTTCTGGACCCTGTCTCTGGTGTCTCGTGTCAAGATCCTGATGGGAAGCTGAAGTTTGAAGTGGCTAATCATGTTCAGAGCGTGATTGGGAAGGCGTTGGATTTTGAATGCACTAATCTGACTAGAAAAGACAAATATTTGATCTTGGCTGGTAATAATGGTGTggttaagaaaaattaa
- the LOC108845768 gene encoding protein NIM1-INTERACTING 1 has translation MSIRNKETEEEENKRINNEIDEPEEEDEDKKMEMFFNLIRNYQEARKRRRQELIEDSGETVPNPTKRSDNGEKLGIAPPVFRAEDFTHCIDLNLKPSNSIISTEEEKEEEETEKETREENVLDLNLAL, from the coding sequence ATGTCGATAAGGAACAAAgagacagaagaagaagagaacaagagAATCAACAACGAGATCGAtgaaccagaagaagaagacgaagacaAGAAGATGGAGATGTTCTTCAACCTCATAAGAAACTACCAGGAGGCGAGGAAACGAAGACGACAAGAGCTAATCGAAGATTCAGGCGAAACTGTTCCTAATCCGACCAAGAGATCCGACAACGGAGAGAAACTCGGCATTGCTCCTCCTGTGTTCCGCGCCGAGGATTTCACTCACTGTATAGACTTAAACTTAAAGCCATCAAACTCAATTATCTCCACcgaagaggagaaagaagaagaagaaacagagaaggaGACAAGAGAAGAGAATGTTTTAGATCTTAATCTCGcattgtaa
- the LOC108845761 gene encoding UDP-D-xylose:L-fucose alpha-1,3-D-xylosyltransferase 1: MFGCSNLITKETFLSFSPMAQHKSFYSFSVSNRPISLFNGLLLLASLLLLLGVFLPWAGSPLFPFPNRISSTLPSNWSDYSLSQAAAFVAKDGTVIVCAITYPFLPFLSNWLISVSRQKHQDKVLVIAEDYATLYKVNKKWPGHAVLIPPAHDSKTALKFGSPEFFNFTSRRPQHLLQLLELGYNVMFNDVDMVWMQDPFQYLEGSHDAYFTDDRTTIKPLNHSHDLPPPDQNGVTYVCSGIIFLRPKNGAKLLMKKWFEELQAGSKAYEGDQPAFNWALNKTAHQVDLYLLPQAAFPAGGLYFTNETWVEETKGKHVIIHNNYIIGYDNKMKRFHDFGLWLVDDHALESPLGKLD, from the exons ATGTTCGGATGTTCCAATCTCATCACAAAGGAAACATTCTTGTCTTTCTCTCCAATGGCGCAGCACAAGAGTTTCTATTCCTTTTCAGTCTCAAACCGTCCCATCTCTCTCTTTAATGGTCTCCTTCTCCTGGCctctctcctccttctcctcggTGTGTTCTTACCCTGGGCAGGGTCTCCCTTATTCCCGTTTCCAAACAGGATCTCTTCTACTTTGCCCTCTAACTGGAGTGACTATTCCCTCTCTCAAGCGGCTGCGTTCGTCGCTAAGGACGGGACTGTGATCGTCTGCGCCATTACCTATCCCTTCTTGCCTTTCCTCAGCAACTGGTTGATTAGTGTCTCGAGGCAGAAGCATCAGGACAAGGTTCTCGTGATCGCTGAAGATTACGCTACTCTTTACAAGGTTAACAAGAAATGGCCTGGTCACGCCGTTCTCATTCCTCCAGCGCACGATTCTAAGACCGCACTTAAGTTCGGTTCCCCG GAATTTTTCAACTTCACTTCACGGAGGCCGCAAcatctattgcaacttttggaGCTAGGTTACAATGTTATGTTCAACGATGTTGATATGGTCTGGATGCAAGATCCATTTCAGTATTTAGAAGGAAGCCACGACGCATACTTCACCGATGACAGGACTACA ATTAAGCCTTTGAATCACTCACATGATCTACCACCTCCGGATCAAAACGGTGTGACTTATGTATGTAGCGGCATCATTTTCTTGCGTCCCAAGAATGGCGCAAAGCTTCTGATGAAGAAATGGTTTGAGGAACTTCAAGCTGGATCTAAGGCATATGAAGGTGATCAGCCTGCTTTTAACTGGGCACTTAACAAAACAGCTCACCAG GTAGATCTGTACTTGCTTCCTCAGGCAGCTTTTCCAGCAGGAGGATTGTACTTCACGAACGAGACATGGGTTGAAGAGACGAAGGGGAAACATGTGATAATCCACAACAACTATATTATCGGTTATGACAACAAGATGAAACGCTTCCATGACTTTGGTCTATGGCTAGTTGATGATCATGCTCTTGAGTCCCCACTGGGaaaattagattaa
- the LOC108845770 gene encoding uncharacterized protein LOC108845770 has translation MADQDFIYRISTEQEWQEFQKNGSSFGGELDKSTGCFHLSKLHQVQMTLQNFFLNTKEDLYLLQIDPKKLGDGLIYEAVDDVNSFPHFYGQGRTFVPLPLDSVVKTEKLTFINGNFTCSFFT, from the exons ATGGCTGATCAAGATTTCATATACAGAATCAGTACGGAGCAAGAGTGGCAAGAGTTCCAGAAGAATGGATCTTCTTTTGGTGGTGAGCTCGATAAGTCAACTGGTTGCTTTCATCTCAGCAAACTCCATCAG GTGCAAATGACATTGCAGAACTTCTTCTTGAACACTAAGGAAGATCTTTACCTTCTTCAAATCGATCCTAAGAAG cTTGGAGATGGATTGATCTATGAAGCAGTGGATGATGTGAATAGCTTCCCTCACTTCTACGGTCAGGGCAGAACTTTTGTTCCACTTCCTCTAGATTCTGTCGTCAAAACTGAGAAGCTAACTTTCATCAACGGCAACTTCACCTGCAGCTTCTTCACTTGA
- the LOC108844808 gene encoding uncharacterized protein LOC108844808, which produces MDKALMALSLEEEDVPFAMPELPEFSSAEENKLSLMGRLLNPEKQKMSSLIMKMPRKWQKERRVRGIALSQERFQFIFQNEHDLVDVLERGVHTFEEWVIVVERWVENPPEDYLQFIPIWVQIRNIPVDCYNSGALTALGDLVGKTVVVAFDPTKPITQDFIRVLVKFNVAHPLRTTKVITVKGAPHVICFNYEKIQKRCFTCQCLNHEKDFCPLEVKKRQEASKARRDLVAAELKKKELVIKHNDILFGVLEEEQVGLDPATGRYKIANEVLEEMRRYLRADTGENHATKVDKVQSSVHLVEKDPVA; this is translated from the coding sequence ATGGACAAAGCTTTAATGGCACTGTCTTTGGAGGAAGAGGATGTTCCGTTCGCTATGCCTGAGCTTCCTGAGTTCAGCTCTGCTGAAGAAAATAAACTGAGCCTGATGGGTCGTCTGCTGAACCCTGAGAAACAGAAGATGTCATCTTTAATCATGAAGATGCCGAGGAAAtggcaaaaagaaagaagagttcGAGGCATTGCTCTGTCTCAAGAACGATTCCAGTTCATCTTCCAAAACGAGCATGACCTCGTCGACGTTTTGGAAAGAGGAGTCCACACTTTCGAGGAGTGGGTCATTGTGGTCGAGAGATGGGTGGAGAACCCGCCTGAAGATTATCTTCAGTTCATTCCGATTTGGGTTCAAATAAGGAACATTCCCGTAGACTGCTACAACTCTGGTGCGTTGACAGCCCTTGGTGACCTGGTTGGGAAGACAGTGGTGGTTGCTTTTGATCCTACCAAGCCAATCACTCAAGATTTCATCAGGGTACTTGTCAAGTTTAATGTGGCTCACCCCTTGCGTACGACTAAAGTTATCACTGTCAAAGGAGCCCCTCATGTCATTTGCTTCAACTATGAAAAGATTCAGAAGCGTTGCTTTACTTGCCAGTGTCTCAACCATGAGAAGGATTTCTGTCCCTTAGAGGTTAAAAAGCGTCAGGAAGCCTCTAAAGCGCGAAGGGATCTCGTGGCTGCTGAGCTGAAGAAGAAGGAGCTGGTGATCAAGCATAATGATATACTTTTTGGTGTATTGGAAGAAGAGCAAGTTGGGTTGGATCCTGCTACAGGTCGTTACAAAATTGCTAATGAAGTACTCGAGGAGATGAGGAGGTACTTGCGTGCAGACACTGGAGAAAATCATGCCACCAAGGTTGATAAAGTTCAGTCGTCTGTTCACCTTGTGGAAAAGGATCCCGTTGCTTAG
- the LOC108845764 gene encoding nitrogen regulatory protein P-II homolog — protein MAASLANPISTTPLRFHFNPKTNISFSDCISISSGFRHSPPSSLGLVAKPPTNTRLSHLVRAQSSHDYIPDSKFYKVEAIVRPWRIQHVSSALLKIGIRGVTVSDVRGFGAQGGSKERHGGSEFSEDKFVAKVKMEIVVKKEQVESVINTIIDGARTGEIGDGKIFVLPVSDVIRVRTGERGEEAEKMTGDMLSSS, from the exons ATGGCCGCTTCATTGGCGAATCCCATCTCCACAACTCCTCTCCGTTTCCATTTCAATCCAAAGACCAACATTTCCTTCTCCGATTGCATCTCGATTTCTTCTGGATTCCGACATTCCCCACCGTCTTCCCTCGGTTTGGTCGCAAAACCACCGACCAACACTCGCTTATCCCATCTCGTCAGAGCCCAGAGCTCTCACG attATATTCCAGACTCGAAGTTTTACAAGGTTGAAGCAATTGTCAG GCCATGGAGGATCCAGCATGTTTCATCG GCTTTATTGAAAATCGGGATTAGAGGTGTTACTGTTTCTGATGTCCGAGGGTTTGGTGCACAAGGTGGATCCAAGGAGAGACATGGTG GGTCTGAGTTCTCTGAAGACAAATTCGTTGCTAAAGTTAAGATGGAGATCGTTGTTAAGAAAGAACAA GTGGAGTCTGTAATCAACACCATAATAGATGGAGCAAGGACAGGAGAGATCGGTGATGGCAAAATATTCG TTTTGCCTGTGTCAGATGTCATAAGGGTTCGGACAGGTGAGCGTggagaagaagcagagaagaTGACTGGTGACATGCTTTCGTCATCTTAG
- the LOC108844805 gene encoding polygalacturonase At1g48100 encodes MLKMSRDPVLRFTTLILITSSLFSYETEARLLHDNDMHNLNSIPEPPSSSFSQSQPPFISPNPNDPSQPPSPCQDLDQEVVHDVRNYGAAGDGITDDTDAFKTAWDSACSSDEDNNVSVLLVPYGFTFMIHSTIFTGPCRSYQYFQVDGTIVPRDGPESWPSGFNKRQWLVFYRINGMALIGNGVIDGRGQKWWDLPCKPHRNVNKTTALTGPCESPAALRFFMSSNLSMKGVTIKNSPQFHMTFDGCHEVHINSLRITSPPSSPNTDGIHIENSKSIEIHNSFISNGDDCISIGSGSYNIDIRNLTCGPGGHGISIGSLGNQNSLACVSNVTVRDSFIKFSDNGVRIKTWQGGSGSVSGVTFDNIQMDNVRNPIIIDQYYCTSKNCPNKTNAVFVNGIVYQSIKGTYDRRNPPIHFGCSNSVPCANLTLSGIDLVPSKGVTVVDPFCWNAFGVVDEFSVPSISCLKSDSSTLLLGDLLGKCGVL; translated from the exons atgttaaaaatgtctCGTGATCCGGTTCTACGTTTCACTACACTAATTCTAATTAcatcctctctcttctcttatgAAACCGAAGCAAGACTACTTCATGACAACGATATGCACAATCTCAACTCAATACCAGAGCCACCATCTTCGTCCTTCTCTCAATCTCAGCCTCCGTTTATTTCTCCAAACCCTAATGACCCGTCACAGCCTCCATCTCCTTGCCAAGATCTCGACCAAGAAGTAGTCCACGACGTGAGAAACTATGGTGCGGCCGGGGACGGTATCACAGACGACACTGACGCGTTCAAGACAGCTTGGGATTCTGCTTGTAGCAGTGACGAGGACAACAATGTCTCCGTATTGCTTGTGCCTTACGGTTTCACTTTCATGATCCATTCCACTATTTTCACCGGTCCTTGTCGCTCTTACCAATACTTCCaa GTCGATGGGACCATCGTGCCTCGGGATGGACCAGAATCATGGCCGAGCGGTTTCAACAAAAGGCAATGGCTCGTCTTTTATAGAATCAATGGAATGGCTCTAATAGGCAACGGGGTTATCGACGGTCGTGGACAAAAATGGTGGGATCTTCCATGCAAACCTCACCGG AATGTCAACAAAACGACTGCACTTACTGGTCCATGCGAAAGCCCTGCC GCTTTGAGGTTCTTCATGAGCTCAAATCTAAGTATGAAAGGTGTGACTATTAAAAACAGCCCGCAGTTTCATATGACATTCGACGGATGTCATGAAGTTCACATCAACTCCCTTCGAATTACATCTCCACCGTCAAGTCCCAACACTGACGGCATCCACATAGAGAACTCCAAGTCCATTGAAATTCATAACTCGTTTATCTCCAACG GAGATGATTGTATCTCAATAGGATCCGGATCATACAATATCGATATACGGAATCTCACTTGCGGACCAGGCGGGCATGGAATTAG CATTGGAAGTTTAGGCAACCAAAACTCACTTGCATGCGTCTCCAACGTCACGGTTAGAGACTCGTTCATTAAATTTTCCGACAATGGTGTACGGATCAAGACATGGCAAGGTGGATCCGGGTCCGTTTCGGGTGTAACGTTCGACAATATCCAAATGGATAATGTCCGAAATCCGATAATCATCGACCAGTACTATTGCACGAGCAAAAACTGCCCTAACAAAACAAATGCGGTTTTTGTGAATGGTATTGTATATCAAAGTATAAAAGGCACATACGACAGACGTAATCCTCCTATACATTTTGGATGTAGCAACAGCGTCCCATGCGCAAATTTAACACTCTCGGGTATTGATTTGGTGCCTTCAAAAGGTGTAACGGTTGTGGATCCGTTCTGTTGGAATGCGTTTGGGGTCGTGGATGAGTTCTCTGTTCCTTCCATCTCGTGTCTAAAATCGGATTCTTCGACGTTATTGTTAGGTGATCTTTTAGGAAAATGTGGAGTATTGTGA
- the LOC108844806 gene encoding UDP-D-xylose:L-fucose alpha-1,3-D-xylosyltransferase MGP4-like, translating into MEKQKQKLFSSAYHLSHSSTSILSRNGLLLFVSLLVFLGVFLPLLLFPNTYSPFPSSLPSKWNDYSLARAAKFVAKNGTLIVCTVSYPFFPFLDNWLISVSRQKHQDKVLVIAEDYATLYKVNSKWPGHAVLIPPALDSQTAHNFGSQGFFNLTSRRPEHLLKLLELGYNVMYNDVDMVWLQDPFPYLEGNHDVYFMDDETAIKPLSHSHDLPPYARDGRTNICSCMIFLRPTNGAKLLMKQWIEEIHAQPWSKDNKGNDQPGFNWALGKTAHQVDVYLLSQAAFPTGGVYFWNSTWAKETKGKHVIIHNNYIVGFNNKMERFRHFGLWLVDDHALESPLGKLE; encoded by the exons ATggaaaagcaaaagcaaaagcTATTCTCTTCGGCCTATCATCTTTCTCATTCTTCAACCTCCATCCTCAGCCGCAATGGTCTCCTCCTTTTTGTCTCTCTCCTCGTTTTCCTCGGTGTGTTCTTACCCTTGTTACTGTTTCCAAACACATACTctccttttccttcttctttgcCCTCCAAATGGAACGACTATTCCCTTGCTAGAGCCGCCAAATTCGTCGCTAAGAATGGTACTTTGATCGTCTGCACCGTAAGCTATCCCTTCTTCCCTTTCCTCGATAACTGGTTGATTAGTGTCTCGAGGCAGAAGCATCAGGACAAGGTTCTCGTGATCGCTGAGGATTACGCTACTCTATACAAAGTCAACTCCAAATGGCCTGGTCATGCCGTTCTCATTCCTCCAGCTCTTGATTCTCAAACCGCACACAACTTTGGTTCACAG GGTTTCTTCAACTTGACATCTCGGAGACCAGAACATCTCTTAAAACTTTTGGAGCTTGGTTACAATGTTATGTACAACGATGTTGATATGGTCTGGTTACAAGATCCATTTCCGTATCTAGAAGGAAACCACGACGTGTACTTCATGGATGACGAAACTGCA ATTAAGCCTTTGAGTCACTCTCATGATCTACCGCCTTATGCACGAGATGGAAGGACTAATATATGTAGCTGCATGATATTCTTACGTCCCACTAATGGTGCAAAGCTTCTAATGAAGCAATGGATTGAGGAAATTCATGCACAACCTTGGTCTAAAGATAATAAAGGAAATGATCAGCCTGGTTTTAACTGGGCACTTGGCAAAACAGCTCATCAG GTGGATGTCTACTTGCTTTCTCAAGCAGCTTTCCCAACAGGAGGAGTGTACTTCTGGAACAGTACATGGGCTAAAGAGACCAAGGGGAAACATGTCATAATCCACAACAATTACATTGTTGGTTTCAACAACAAGATGGAACGTTTCCGACATTTTGGTCTATGGCTAGTCGATGATCATGCCCTTGAGTCCCCATTGGGAAAACTAGAGTAA